A genome region from bacterium includes the following:
- a CDS encoding DUF1844 domain-containing protein — protein sequence MSDEIKETPPEEGNFLDLISMLSTSGMIHLGEIKDPITNESKVNLEGTRWSIDMLGILEKKTKANLTNEESEILANVLYNLRMKYLEALKKKEG from the coding sequence TAAAGAAACACCTCCAGAAGAAGGTAACTTTTTGGACCTTATTTCTATGTTATCTACTTCTGGAATGATTCATTTGGGTGAAATAAAAGACCCAATTACTAATGAAAGCAAAGTGAACCTTGAAGGAACCAGATGGAGTATCGATATGTTGGGAATATTAGAAAAAAAGACTAAAGCAAATTTAACTAATGAAGAAAGTGAGATATTAGCGAATGTTTTATATAATCTAAGAATGAAATATCTGGAAGCACTAAAGAAGAAAGAAGGTTGA